The following is a genomic window from Benincasa hispida cultivar B227 chromosome 7, ASM972705v1, whole genome shotgun sequence.
TATGGTTACAGGGCATTTGTTTAGAGAGACCACCGACTTCAATCTCCTCCAAACAAATGACACATTCAGTAAGTTCAGAAACAGGGACAGAGGGCATGGCTTTAATGGAGGCTTTAGAGGCCGGGGGTTGGCCGTCCTTGGGAGTGGCTTGGATCACGATTAATTGATGGGCAAAGGgattgaagaagatgaatcgaTCCGGCAAAGTAGTGGGTGTTGCTTCAATTTCTTGATCTTGGGATGTACGAATCATAGAGGCGAAACCCAAGAAAAGGGGTGCGATGAGAGAGACGTCTCTGTTGAGAAAAAGCCTTTCGAGGGCAGAACCAAGCTCTGAAGGGTCGGGTTGGGAAGCCATTGATGAGAAAAATGAAGGAATCAGAGAGTGaggaaattgaagaagaaagggaATGAGGGGAAAAGATGATCGAGAGAGGTTTTAAGAGGAAATgatgaagaaggaagaagaaggttggAGAAGAAT
Proteins encoded in this region:
- the LOC120081106 gene encoding E3 ubiquitin-protein ligase MPSR1-like; amino-acid sequence: MASQPDPSELGSALERLFLNRDVSLIAPLFLGFASMIRTSQDQEIEATPTTLPDRFIFFNPFAHQLIVIQATPKDGQPPASKASIKAMPSVPVSELTECVICLEEIEVGGLSKQMPCNHKFHGDCIQKWLELHGSCPVCRYQMPIDGEDEGKKVDNEGTESRGETEIWVSFSFDNTIRNGESIQTPSTDSDHSDVQ